In a genomic window of Anoplopoma fimbria isolate UVic2021 breed Golden Eagle Sablefish chromosome 6, Afim_UVic_2022, whole genome shotgun sequence:
- the wnt8b gene encoding protein Wnt-8b: protein MFMHLEVFYYIFILLAHMRPYCCWSVNNFLMTGPKAYLIYSSSVAAGAQSGIEECKYQFAWDRWNCPERALQLSTHSSLRSANRETAFVHAISSAGVMYTLTRNCSLGDFDNCGCDDSRNGQRGGHGWLWGGCSDNVGFGEAISKQFVDALETGQDSRAAMNLHNNEAGRKAVKGTMQKTCKCHGVSGSCTTQTCWLQLPEFREVGNYLKEKYHRAQKVDLLRGAGNSAASRGAIAESFSSISRKELVHLEDSPDYCLENRTLGLPGTEGRECLKKGKNLSKWEKRSCKRLCGECGLAVEERKAEIVSSCNCKFHWCCTVKCEQCRKTVTKYFCVKKGGQRGRNESAGSRRKNLRLRKKH from the exons ATGTTCATGCATTTGGAGGTtttctattacattttcattctcCTGGCTCACATGAGGCCATACTGCTGCTG GTCAGTGAATAATTTCTTGATGACTGGACCCAAG GCATACCTGATCTACTCCAGCAGTGTGGCAGCAGGAGCTCAGAGTGGCATAGAGGAGTGCAAATACCAGTTTGCATGGGACCGCTGGAACTGCCCCGAGAGAGCTCTGCAGCTGTCCACTCACAGCAGCCTGCGCAGTG CAAATCGGGAGACTGCGTTCGTTCACGCCATCAGCTCCGCCGGAGTCATGTACACTTTAACCAGGAACTGCAGTCTGGGAGACTTCGACAACTGCGGCTGTGATGACAGCAGGAACGGACAACGAG GTGGTCATGGTTGGCTCTGGGGAGGCTGCAGTGACAACGTTGGCTTTGGCGAGGCCATCTCCAAACAGTTTGTTGATGCGCTGGAGACCGGACAGGATTCACGAGCAGCAATGAATCTCCACAATAACGAGGCGGGGAGAAAG GCCGTGAAGGGGACCATGCAGAAGACATGCAAGTGCCACGGGGTGTCGGGAAGCTGCACCACTCAGACCTGCTGGCTGCAGCTGCCAGAATTCAGGGAAGTGGGGAACTACTTGAAGGAGAAGTACCACAGGGCTCAGAAGGTGGATCTCCTCCGAGGAGCGGGGAACAGCGCGGCCAGCCGGGGGGCCATCGCCGAAtccttcagctccatctctcgcAAGGAGCTGGTCCACCTGGAAGACTCCCCTGATTACTGCCTGGAAAACCGCACGCTGGGCTTGCCGGGCACGGAGGGCCGCGAGTGCCTAAAGAAGGGCAAGAACTTGAGCAAATGGGAGAAACGGAGCTGCAAGAGGCTCTGCGGGGAGTGCGGGCTGGCTGTGGAGGAACGCAAAGCCGAGATAGTGTCGAGCTGTAATTGTAAATTCCACTGGTGCTGCACGGTTAAGTGTGAGCAGTGCAGAAAGACAGTGACCAAGTACTTTTGTGTAAAGAAAGGAGGTCAGAGGGGAAGGAATGAGAGTGCCGGTAGCCGAAGGAAGAACCTCAGACTGAGGAAGAAGCACTGA